The Gossypium arboreum isolate Shixiya-1 chromosome 6, ASM2569848v2, whole genome shotgun sequence DNA window atatataacataaatgAAAACCGATTAAATGTGATGTAATGGTGTTGAACAGAAATAAGAGACCAGAAATACGATGAGAAGGCAAATACGGTGACCATCACTGTGGTCTCCATCGATCCTCAGTGTATCAAGACCAAGATAAGCAGCAAGGCCGGAAGTTGCATCAAAAGCATTGAGATTAAACCGCCTGAAAAGAAAGCACCTACTGAAACAAAAGATAAAGATAAGCCCCCTAAGAAGGAACCTGAGACAAAAATAGTATGGATACTTTGTAAGGTATGCAACACGTGGCATCCTGAAGGCCCATGCAACCAGACCATATATATTCCACTCCCACTGGCAAAGGCATGCAATGAGAATTGCGGGAAAAAAATGTGTTGTAATGGTTGTGGGGGCAGTGGGTGCAAAAGCTGCTTAGGTCATGGGTGGATCAGCTGGTATTGTGGTGCTTGTAGCAGCAGCAAGGCTTCATGTAAAGGTTGCGGTAGCTCTTCGTGTAGCGGATGCAGCAACTGGTCGTCCTGGTCATGCAGCGGGTGTGGAAGCTCTTCTTGTGGAGGGTGTTGCATAGGTTGCGGAAACAAATCATGTGGTGGGGGTTGTAGTGGTAGTGGTGGATACGGATACGGATACTACAATAGCTGGAGTTGCAGAGGGTGCAACAGCACCTCTTGCGGAGGATGCAAAGGCTCTTTTTCGTCTTTATGTAAGGGGTGCGGCAGCTTTTGGTGCAAGGgttgtggtggtggtggtggatcATGTGGTTGTGGGAGGTGCGGCCGTTGTTATGATGGGAGTGAACATAAAACGTCAGGTTATTGTACACCCATGTGAGGTGGAGAGTGGATAAAATGTATAATCTATTCCATTTGAGTGCCTGCCTTGGCTTGTTCTTTTacgttttgtttttctttattattACGAAATTTGGGTTTGCTATTTGCAATGTTGAAGCAGGGGAGGAGATGAATAAAATGGATGAGTGGAGTTGTGGTTGAATTTTCTTCATTTGCGGTTGGTTGAGGAGGAGTTTACCAGCCTCTGACCGTATGTCTTTACATGATTCCTTTGAGTAATTAATAAAACCTTGACTTGTTTTTTAGCCTAATTTTCTTGAAAGTGTGTCAAGAAGAGAATGGCAGAAGTTGGTTTTTCTGTAGGAATTTTGGAATCCCTACCATTGTCCAATAACTAtcaatcttattttattttattttatttttaaatctaaaaatttaagaagaatatataaaataattcataaaatatatatgatgtATTAAAACGCCAATCATATTGTGCTATgtgtattaaaaatattttatttaaattcttttaatttttatcaattaaaaaataaataactttaatggattaattaattaaccttttcaattttatttctttcctttttaatCTTTCTTGTTTCTTCTCCTCCTAGCTTCATCACCATTGTCGTTCACCATCACCGCCGTCGAGCTCCGTTCAAGCAACTGCTGCTGCTCAAGCATTGACTCAACATTGCTTGCTATTTTACCATTTGGTGTTAATGGAGCTTTAGTTGGAAAATGACGATGGTAAAGATGTGTGAACGGCGCCGGGTCAGAGCTTGAGCAGATGTGGCGGCGGGCTGAGCAAAGTTAGGCATCAGTCATGGTGATTAGGGTTATGGTGATTAGGgttgaacaaaattttaattcgatttaaaaaaaatttttaaaaatttaaatttcaaattaatcgaatttaattattcaaattattcgagtcaactcaaaTAAGAAATTTCGGATTTCGAGTTCAAGTCGAGTTGAATTTTTacaattgaataaatataaatacccTTTTAGTCcttatcaattttgaaaatgagcaaattagtctctctcttaacaaaaattacaaaaaatcaaaataattttaaaattcaaaatatttataaaactcctaaaaatatattaaaacaattttgaaaatgtaaaaatttaaaaatttaaatttttataaaataataattgtgGAATCTAAATAAGTGATTagtgattcaagtttatcatactaaaatatactattattattattattattattattattattctttcaaAAGTTTgcaaatatatatgatttatttgTGCTCTAACATGGAAAAAGTTAT harbors:
- the LOC108459991 gene encoding uncharacterized protein LOC108459991 — protein: MAEGTTMVLKVDLQCYRCYQKVKKVLCKYPEIRDQKYDEKANTVTITVVSIDPQCIKTKISSKAGSCIKSIEIKPPEKKAPTETKDKDKPPKKEPETKIVWILCKVCNTWHPEGPCNQTIYIPLPLAKACNENCGKKMCCNGCGGSGCKSCLGHGWISWYCGACSSSKASCKGCGSSSCSGCSNWSSWSCSGCGSSSCGGCCIGCGNKSCGGGCSGSGGYGYGYYNSWSCRGCNSTSCGGCKGSFSSLCKGCGSFWCKGCGGGGGSCGCGRCGRCYDGSEHKTSGYCTPM